In Gemmata obscuriglobus, a single genomic region encodes these proteins:
- a CDS encoding glycosyltransferase family 87 protein, whose translation MSSRNLLSIVGLVAVGALLAGQVRQLLADPTVWPPDDFVEYWAAATLALSGQNPFDGNLLLPLQQSAGRHTPHPIMMWNPPWALPAVLPLGLLPARDAQLLWALVQFASLGFCADRLWVRLGGARSLRWVSWAVTFTSMPTVLALSSGQISPLLLLGAVLFAECERRAHADRRWEYLAGAATVLVAIKPHLAYLLWVGLAVDGVVRGRWRVLVGGAVAGAACAAVPLAFNPHVWHQYADAMANRPPSQWLSPTLGTVLRMAFGSEHFRLQFVSVAIGLVWFVWYRWQRRCAWDWGSELPLILLVSFCTAPYGAWPFDMVLLLPAVFAVVTKSLPSQLAPVEQRGSVFYPLFALAAVNAGCFVMNLFKLGSFWFLWMAPAVLLIYSLRPRRPRPVERQPAPTAAVPA comes from the coding sequence ATGAGTTCGCGCAACCTGCTCTCGATCGTCGGCCTCGTGGCTGTCGGCGCGCTGCTGGCGGGTCAGGTGCGACAACTACTTGCCGACCCGACAGTGTGGCCGCCGGATGATTTCGTGGAATACTGGGCCGCCGCGACGCTCGCGCTGAGTGGCCAGAACCCGTTTGACGGCAACCTCTTGCTTCCGCTCCAGCAAAGTGCCGGTCGGCACACGCCACACCCGATCATGATGTGGAACCCGCCGTGGGCGCTGCCCGCGGTGCTGCCGCTCGGGTTGCTGCCCGCGCGCGACGCCCAGTTGCTGTGGGCGCTGGTTCAATTTGCCTCCCTGGGGTTCTGCGCCGACCGCCTGTGGGTCAGGCTCGGTGGCGCGCGGAGCCTGCGCTGGGTCAGTTGGGCGGTGACATTCACGTCCATGCCGACCGTGCTGGCTCTGTCGAGCGGTCAAATCAGTCCGCTCTTACTGCTCGGCGCGGTGCTGTTCGCCGAGTGCGAGCGCCGCGCGCACGCGGACCGTCGCTGGGAGTATCTTGCGGGCGCCGCAACGGTGCTGGTGGCGATCAAACCACACCTCGCGTACCTGTTATGGGTCGGGCTCGCGGTAGACGGGGTCGTGCGCGGGCGCTGGCGGGTGCTCGTCGGCGGTGCGGTGGCCGGAGCGGCGTGTGCGGCGGTCCCGCTCGCGTTCAACCCGCACGTCTGGCATCAGTATGCCGACGCGATGGCGAACCGCCCGCCGTCGCAGTGGCTCTCGCCGACGCTGGGAACGGTGCTCCGAATGGCGTTCGGGTCGGAACATTTCCGGCTGCAATTCGTATCGGTCGCGATCGGCCTAGTGTGGTTCGTATGGTATCGATGGCAGCGGCGGTGCGCCTGGGACTGGGGCTCCGAACTGCCGTTAATATTGTTGGTATCGTTTTGCACAGCCCCATACGGCGCGTGGCCGTTTGATATGGTGCTGCTGCTGCCGGCCGTGTTTGCGGTGGTCACGAAGTCCCTGCCTTCTCAACTCGCTCCCGTAGAACAGAGGGGTAGCGTTTTTTATCCGCTGTTCGCGCTGGCAGCAGTTAACGCCGGCTGTTTCGTGATGAATCTGTTCAAGCTCGGGTCGTTTTGGTTCCTTTGGATGGCACCCGCCGTGTTGCTCATTTACTCGCTCCGCCCCCGCCGACCGCGACCGGTTGAACGGCAACCGGCACCCACCGCCGCGGTGCCGGCATGA
- a CDS encoding c-type cytochrome, translating to MFRSRLRASALALSAALFALSPVSAPAQPKPKAKAVEPPATDPATMKVAKGFKVELLYSVPKDTMGSWVSMCVDPKGRLIVSDQYGALYRVSVPPAGAKGETAIEKIPAAVGSAQGLLYAFDALYVVVNAPNKSGLYKVTSSKKDDTLDTVELLRAFEGGGGEHGPHAVMLTPDGKRLTVVCGNQTKLTKYDTTKVPPYWGEDHLLPRLPDGNGFMKGVMGPGGAIYNVTPDGKQWELFSVGFRNQYDAAYNRAGDLFTYDADMEWDFNTPWYRPTRVCFVPPGGEFGWRNGAGKYPEYYPDNLPPVLNVGPGSPTGVCFGYGAKFPAKYQNAFFICDWSYGKLYAVHLKPKSYAYTGELEEFVTGTPLPLTDLVVNPTDGALYFAIGGRKTKSGLYRVTYTGTESTEAVAGGESLSADEQAARRRYKTLVDSAEHSNPAFKDVMATAADSRDRFALAAARRVLESQPVDQWRELALAATDATEAAHALLGLVRVSAPCPEHTPDKKVKGDPALRAKVLAALGRFDLAKLTDQQKLDLLRVYQVLFNRFGSPTADERKAVLAKLSPVLPSGNRFVNGMVLEVLVYLQDDTVAPRAVKALKDAPTQEEQIEYARSLRMLKAGWTPELRKDYFEWFVKAAGYKGGNSFGKFLKLIRDDAVLTLAPAEKVALGALLTADPAAVKLPPEPARPLVKAYKVADLTDALEKGLKSGRDYERGRKLFATGKCFGCHRFDGEGGSNAPDLTGVAGRFSPRDLLESIIDPSKEISDQYGAVEIRTADDRVIKGRIVNLNNDNVMVNTNMLEPGSTVSVNRKLIESMTPSKVSMMPTGLVDTFQEDEVLDLLAYILSRGDRNSAVFKK from the coding sequence ATGTTCCGATCGCGTCTCCGCGCGTCGGCCCTCGCGCTGTCGGCCGCGCTCTTCGCGCTCAGCCCGGTCAGCGCGCCCGCGCAACCCAAACCCAAGGCGAAAGCCGTCGAGCCGCCGGCCACCGACCCCGCGACCATGAAAGTCGCGAAGGGGTTCAAGGTCGAACTGCTGTACAGCGTCCCCAAGGACACGATGGGCTCGTGGGTGAGCATGTGCGTCGACCCGAAGGGCCGGCTCATCGTGTCGGACCAGTACGGCGCGCTGTACCGCGTCTCGGTCCCGCCGGCGGGCGCCAAGGGCGAAACCGCGATCGAGAAGATCCCCGCCGCGGTCGGCTCCGCGCAGGGCCTCCTCTACGCGTTCGACGCCCTCTACGTCGTGGTGAACGCGCCCAACAAGAGCGGGCTGTACAAGGTCACTTCGTCCAAGAAGGACGACACGCTCGACACGGTGGAACTGCTGCGTGCGTTCGAGGGCGGCGGGGGCGAGCACGGGCCGCACGCGGTGATGCTCACCCCGGACGGGAAGCGCCTCACCGTGGTGTGCGGGAACCAAACCAAACTCACCAAGTACGACACGACCAAAGTCCCACCGTACTGGGGCGAGGACCACCTGCTGCCGCGGCTCCCGGACGGCAACGGATTCATGAAGGGCGTGATGGGGCCGGGCGGGGCCATTTACAACGTCACCCCCGACGGCAAGCAGTGGGAGCTGTTCAGCGTCGGCTTCCGCAACCAGTACGATGCGGCCTACAACCGCGCCGGCGACCTGTTCACCTACGACGCCGACATGGAGTGGGACTTCAACACCCCGTGGTACCGGCCGACACGCGTGTGCTTCGTGCCGCCGGGCGGCGAGTTCGGCTGGCGCAACGGTGCGGGCAAGTACCCCGAGTATTACCCCGATAACCTGCCCCCGGTGCTCAACGTGGGGCCGGGCTCGCCCACCGGCGTGTGCTTCGGATATGGTGCGAAGTTCCCCGCCAAGTATCAGAATGCGTTCTTCATCTGCGACTGGAGCTACGGCAAGCTGTACGCGGTCCACCTGAAGCCAAAGAGCTACGCGTACACCGGCGAACTCGAAGAGTTCGTGACCGGCACGCCGCTGCCGCTCACGGACCTCGTCGTGAACCCGACCGACGGCGCGCTGTACTTTGCCATCGGCGGGCGCAAGACCAAGAGCGGTTTGTACCGCGTAACCTACACCGGAACGGAGAGCACCGAGGCGGTCGCCGGGGGCGAGTCGCTGAGCGCGGACGAACAGGCCGCACGTCGCCGGTACAAGACCTTGGTCGATTCTGCCGAGCATTCGAACCCGGCGTTTAAAGACGTTATGGCGACGGCGGCCGACTCCCGGGACCGCTTCGCTCTGGCCGCCGCCCGCCGGGTGCTGGAGAGCCAGCCGGTCGACCAGTGGCGCGAACTCGCACTCGCGGCCACCGACGCGACCGAGGCGGCGCACGCGCTGCTCGGACTGGTGCGGGTCTCCGCCCCGTGCCCCGAACACACCCCCGACAAGAAGGTGAAGGGCGACCCCGCGCTCCGCGCGAAGGTACTCGCCGCTCTTGGGCGGTTCGACCTCGCAAAGCTGACCGACCAGCAGAAGCTCGACCTGCTCCGAGTCTACCAGGTGCTGTTCAACCGGTTCGGTTCGCCCACGGCCGACGAGCGCAAGGCCGTTCTGGCGAAGCTGTCGCCGGTGCTGCCGTCGGGCAACCGCTTCGTCAACGGCATGGTGCTGGAGGTACTCGTGTACCTACAAGACGACACCGTCGCCCCGCGGGCGGTCAAGGCACTCAAGGACGCGCCCACTCAAGAGGAGCAAATCGAGTACGCCCGCTCGCTGCGGATGCTAAAAGCGGGCTGGACGCCGGAACTGCGTAAGGACTACTTCGAGTGGTTCGTCAAGGCCGCCGGATACAAGGGCGGGAACAGCTTCGGTAAGTTCTTAAAGTTGATCCGGGATGACGCGGTTCTGACCCTCGCGCCCGCCGAGAAGGTCGCGCTGGGCGCGCTGCTGACCGCGGACCCGGCGGCGGTGAAATTGCCGCCGGAGCCCGCGCGGCCGCTCGTGAAGGCGTACAAGGTGGCCGATCTCACCGACGCGCTGGAGAAGGGGCTGAAGTCCGGTCGCGACTACGAGCGCGGCCGGAAGCTGTTCGCGACCGGGAAGTGCTTCGGGTGCCACCGGTTCGACGGCGAAGGCGGGAGCAACGCCCCGGACCTCACCGGCGTAGCCGGGCGGTTCAGCCCGCGCGACCTGCTGGAGTCGATTATCGACCCCAGCAAGGAGATCAGCGACCAGTACGGGGCGGTCGAAATCCGCACGGCCGACGACCGCGTCATCAAGGGACGCATCGTCAACCTGAACAACGACAACGTGATGGTTAACACCAACATGCTGGAGCCCGGCTCCACAGTCTCTGTGAACCGCAAGCTGATCGAAAGTATGACGCCGTCGAAGGTGTCAATGATGCCCACGGGCCTCGTTGATACTTTTCAGGAAGACGAGGTGTTGGACCTGCTGGCTTACATTCTGTCGCGCGGCGACCGCAACAGTGCCGTGTTCAAAAAATGA
- a CDS encoding alpha,alpha-trehalose-phosphate synthase (UDP-forming), translating to MGWTKERLQEVARTRLGGAKLIVVANREPYIHRYATDGAVEWIRPAGGLTTALDPVMQACGGVWVAHGSGDADRAVTDPSGRVGVPPDDPNYVLRRVWLTPEQEDGYYYGAANGMLWPLCHQVFARPAFDPGHWDAYRRVNQTFADAVLEEAQGGPALVFIQDYHFALLPRLLKAARPDLVTAQFWHIPWPGPEKFLVCPWARDILDGLLGNDLMGFHTQHDCNHFLECVDRALECRIDRERFAVQRGGQATTVKPFPISVDPALADEYLGDDWAARAGAIRRRHGLGDRPLIVGVDRVDYTKGIPERLRAVDRVLHRHPELKGGFHFVQVGAPSRSSIPAYRDLTAEVNGLAARINREHGTAGWQPVVFLNAHHGPEDIFALYRDAAGCVVSSLHDGMNLVAKEFVTARADDRGVLVLSTFTGAARELTDAVLANPFDVDELADGLYAALTMPAAEQERRMRRMRAQVDDHNIYRWAGSLLTAISKMVPDVADAASEPTVVPDPADESLDATERDIARENYFATLRLAAG from the coding sequence GTGGGCTGGACCAAAGAGCGCTTACAGGAAGTTGCCCGCACACGTCTCGGGGGCGCGAAGCTGATCGTGGTGGCGAACCGGGAGCCGTACATCCACCGGTACGCGACGGACGGTGCGGTGGAGTGGATCCGCCCGGCGGGCGGGCTGACCACGGCGCTGGACCCGGTGATGCAGGCGTGCGGCGGGGTGTGGGTGGCGCACGGGTCCGGGGACGCGGACCGGGCGGTCACCGACCCGAGCGGCCGGGTCGGGGTGCCGCCGGACGACCCGAACTACGTGCTGCGGCGGGTGTGGCTCACCCCGGAGCAGGAGGACGGGTACTACTACGGGGCCGCCAACGGCATGCTGTGGCCGCTGTGCCACCAGGTGTTCGCCCGCCCCGCGTTCGACCCGGGGCACTGGGACGCGTACCGCCGGGTGAACCAGACGTTCGCCGACGCGGTGCTCGAGGAGGCCCAGGGCGGGCCGGCCCTGGTGTTCATCCAGGACTACCACTTCGCGCTGCTCCCGCGGCTCCTCAAGGCGGCCCGCCCGGACCTGGTGACGGCCCAGTTCTGGCACATCCCGTGGCCCGGCCCGGAGAAGTTCCTGGTGTGCCCGTGGGCCAGGGACATCCTGGACGGGCTCCTGGGCAACGACCTGATGGGGTTCCACACGCAGCACGACTGCAACCACTTCCTGGAGTGCGTGGACCGGGCCCTGGAGTGCCGCATCGACCGGGAGCGGTTCGCGGTCCAGCGGGGCGGCCAGGCGACCACCGTCAAGCCGTTCCCGATCAGCGTGGACCCGGCCCTGGCCGACGAGTACCTGGGGGACGACTGGGCGGCCCGGGCCGGGGCCATCCGGCGCCGGCACGGGTTGGGGGACCGGCCCCTGATCGTGGGCGTGGACCGGGTGGACTACACCAAGGGGATCCCGGAGCGGCTGCGGGCCGTGGACCGGGTGCTGCACCGGCACCCGGAACTCAAGGGCGGGTTCCACTTCGTGCAGGTGGGCGCCCCGAGCCGCTCCAGCATCCCGGCGTACCGGGATCTGACCGCCGAGGTGAACGGGCTGGCCGCGCGGATCAACCGGGAGCACGGGACGGCGGGCTGGCAGCCGGTGGTGTTCCTCAACGCGCACCACGGGCCGGAGGACATCTTCGCGCTGTACCGAGACGCGGCCGGGTGCGTGGTGAGCTCGCTGCACGACGGCATGAACCTGGTGGCCAAGGAGTTCGTCACCGCCCGCGCCGACGATCGCGGGGTGCTGGTGCTGTCCACGTTCACCGGGGCCGCCCGGGAGCTGACCGACGCGGTGCTGGCCAACCCGTTCGACGTGGACGAGTTGGCCGACGGGCTGTACGCCGCCCTCACCATGCCCGCCGCCGAGCAGGAGCGCCGCATGCGCCGCATGCGCGCCCAGGTCGACGACCACAACATCTACCGCTGGGCCGGCTCGCTGCTGACTGCGATCAGCAAGATGGTTCCGGACGTTGCGGACGCGGCTTCGGAGCCGACCGTCGTCCCCGATCCGGCGGACGAGTCCCTGGACGCCACCGAACGGGACATCGCCCGCGAGAACTATTTCGCCACGCTCCGGCTCGCCGCCGGTTGA
- the scpB gene encoding SMC-Scp complex subunit ScpB produces the protein MNHLRQKFGTARVRPYAQRPGNVVLPHALRERGDRTAPATHPRARDAKLARLEAALFLADEPLPARKLADVVGLRGVAEARELVARLQQFYDADGSAFQVEEIAGGYQLLTRTVYHTWLARLKRTGHELKLSPAALETLAVIAYKQPIMRAEVEKVRGVACGEVVRQLMEKGLVRIAGRHDSLGRPQVYGTTKKFLQAFGLNTLSDLPEVESLRPPP, from the coding sequence GTGAACCACTTGCGCCAAAAGTTCGGTACCGCGCGCGTGCGGCCGTACGCACAGCGCCCGGGTAACGTGGTGCTCCCGCACGCCCTGCGCGAGCGCGGAGACCGCACCGCCCCCGCCACGCACCCGCGCGCACGGGACGCGAAGCTCGCCCGGCTCGAAGCGGCTCTGTTCCTGGCAGATGAACCGCTCCCGGCACGAAAACTTGCCGACGTGGTCGGGCTCCGCGGTGTGGCGGAGGCGCGCGAACTCGTGGCCCGGCTCCAACAGTTCTACGACGCCGACGGGTCTGCATTTCAGGTCGAAGAGATCGCCGGCGGGTACCAACTCCTCACGCGCACCGTTTACCACACCTGGCTCGCCAGGCTCAAACGCACGGGGCACGAGTTGAAGCTCTCCCCGGCCGCGCTCGAAACCCTGGCGGTGATCGCTTACAAACAGCCCATCATGCGCGCCGAAGTGGAAAAGGTGCGGGGTGTGGCGTGCGGTGAAGTGGTGCGGCAGCTCATGGAAAAGGGGCTTGTCCGGATTGCCGGCCGCCACGACTCGCTGGGCCGCCCGCAGGTCTACGGCACCACCAAGAAGTTTCTTCAGGCCTTTGGGCTGAATACGCTGTCCGACCTGCCCGAAGTCGAATCGTTACGTCCGCCGCCTTAG
- a CDS encoding sulfate ABC transporter substrate-binding protein: protein MNRRTFLTAASAAALSAGGGCTGSRYDFELLNVSYDPTRELYRRMNRLFAEHYAAQTGKRVRVRQSHGGSGSQARSVIDGIPADVVTLAMWADINNIRSKKLIADNWESRLPNNALPYYSTIVFTVRKGNPHGIEQWTDLVDKPGVKIITANPKTGGGAKLNLLGAWLAVRHGGGSVGDARKFITEMYRRVPVLDTGARGATVTFARKNIGDVHLTWENEAWLEKRELKDEIEIVYPKVSIRAEPHVALVDANADRKGTRAPAEEYLRFLYTNAAQELIAETFFRPGNPDVATRHAGRFPPIDLIRATAPSSGLGGWDKIQSDFFSEGGLFDQIYQSAR, encoded by the coding sequence ATGAACCGCCGCACGTTCTTGACTGCCGCATCGGCCGCCGCCCTCTCGGCCGGTGGCGGCTGCACGGGCTCCCGTTACGACTTCGAATTGCTGAACGTGTCTTACGACCCGACCCGTGAACTCTATCGGCGTATGAACCGCCTGTTCGCCGAACACTACGCCGCGCAGACCGGCAAGCGGGTGCGGGTGCGCCAGTCGCACGGCGGGTCCGGCAGTCAAGCGCGGTCGGTGATCGACGGCATTCCCGCCGACGTTGTTACGCTGGCGATGTGGGCCGACATCAACAACATCCGCTCCAAAAAGTTGATCGCCGACAACTGGGAATCGCGGCTCCCCAACAACGCGCTTCCGTACTACTCAACGATCGTGTTTACCGTGCGGAAGGGGAACCCCCACGGCATCGAACAGTGGACCGACCTGGTTGATAAGCCCGGCGTAAAGATCATCACCGCCAACCCCAAGACCGGCGGCGGGGCCAAGCTCAACCTGCTCGGCGCGTGGCTCGCGGTGCGGCACGGCGGCGGATCGGTCGGCGACGCCCGGAAGTTCATCACGGAGATGTACCGGCGCGTCCCGGTGCTGGACACCGGCGCGCGCGGGGCCACGGTGACGTTCGCCCGCAAGAACATCGGCGACGTTCACCTCACTTGGGAAAACGAGGCGTGGCTGGAGAAGCGGGAGTTGAAGGACGAAATCGAAATCGTGTACCCGAAGGTGAGCATCCGGGCCGAACCGCACGTCGCGCTGGTGGACGCCAACGCGGACCGCAAAGGCACTCGCGCCCCGGCCGAGGAGTACCTCCGGTTCCTCTACACGAACGCGGCCCAGGAGTTGATCGCAGAAACGTTCTTTCGCCCCGGGAACCCGGACGTGGCAACTCGCCACGCGGGCCGGTTCCCGCCGATCGATTTGATCCGCGCCACCGCGCCGTCGTCTGGTCTTGGCGGGTGGGACAAGATCCAATCGGACTTCTTCTCCGAGGGCGGGCTGTTCGATCAGATCTATCAATCCGCCCGGTGA